Proteins encoded in a region of the uncultured Sunxiuqinia sp. genome:
- a CDS encoding LacI family DNA-binding transcriptional regulator, whose protein sequence is MDKKTSITIHDIAKELNISASTVSRALNDNPRISKATKAKIKSLALKLGYQPNTIASNLRNQRTNTIGIVVPLINRHFFSTFISGVEDVAFDAGYNVIISQSKDQLEKEKQIIHSLFSNRVDGLITSLSMQTNEFDHFQLFTNKNIPLVFFDRIAPQLETNKIVVDDFACGFKATQHLIDQGYKRIAHLAGPTVLNTYHERMEGYKDALKKNSLPAADELIIFNKLTRIDGQEAIKKLLALKNPPDAVFCGNDTSALSMIVYLKSIGIRVPEDFGIVGFSNEPFSEVVTPSISTLKQPAYEMGQKAARLILNEIENKQTPRSYQTITMPTELIVRESSMKK, encoded by the coding sequence ATGGACAAGAAAACCTCAATCACAATTCATGACATCGCGAAGGAACTTAACATCTCCGCATCCACTGTTTCAAGGGCTTTAAATGATAATCCGCGTATCAGCAAGGCGACAAAAGCCAAGATCAAGTCGCTTGCACTTAAGCTCGGATATCAGCCAAATACTATCGCATCAAACTTGCGTAACCAGCGCACCAACACTATTGGAATTGTGGTTCCACTTATTAACCGTCATTTTTTCTCGACCTTTATTAGTGGCGTAGAAGATGTCGCTTTTGACGCCGGATATAACGTTATTATTTCTCAGTCGAAAGACCAGTTAGAAAAGGAAAAGCAAATTATTCATTCCCTATTTTCCAACCGGGTTGATGGTTTGATTACCTCGCTAAGTATGCAAACCAACGAATTTGACCATTTCCAATTGTTTACTAACAAAAATATTCCTTTGGTATTCTTCGACCGGATTGCGCCTCAACTTGAAACCAACAAAATTGTTGTTGACGATTTTGCTTGTGGTTTTAAGGCAACGCAACACTTAATTGACCAAGGATATAAAAGAATTGCTCACCTTGCCGGGCCAACAGTGTTAAATACCTACCACGAACGTATGGAGGGTTACAAAGATGCACTGAAAAAAAATAGCCTCCCGGCAGCGGATGAACTAATTATTTTTAATAAACTTACACGCATAGACGGGCAGGAAGCCATTAAGAAATTACTTGCGTTAAAAAATCCACCTGACGCCGTTTTTTGTGGAAATGATACGTCGGCCTTGAGTATGATTGTTTATTTAAAATCGATTGGCATTCGAGTTCCCGAAGACTTTGGAATTGTAGGTTTCAGTAATGAGCCCTTTTCTGAAGTTGTTACCCCCTCAATCTCAACCCTGAAGCAGCCGGCATACGAAATGGGACAAAAAGCGGCTCGACTGATTCTTAATGAGATAGAAAATAAACAAACTCCGAGAAGTTATCAGACGATTACGATGCCAACAGAACTAATCGTCCGGGAATCATCGATGAAAAAATAA
- a CDS encoding glutathione peroxidase — MKIFAILFSLALLSTVSYGQKSFHDYTVKDIEGSNFDLSQLQGKKVLVVNTASKCGFTPQYAGLQKLYEKYGGENFTIIGFPANNFMGQEPGSNEKIATFCEKNYGVTFPMMSKISVKGDDMAPVYHWLTEKAKNGVMDSKVGWNFQKYMIDENGHLVDYAASKVKPNDEKIVNWIKGDS; from the coding sequence ATGAAGATATTTGCAATTTTATTTTCGCTTGCTCTATTGTCAACAGTTAGCTATGGTCAAAAAAGCTTTCACGACTACACTGTAAAGGACATTGAAGGTAGCAATTTCGATTTAAGCCAACTTCAAGGCAAAAAAGTTCTGGTGGTGAATACGGCATCAAAATGCGGATTTACCCCACAATACGCAGGGTTACAAAAACTATATGAAAAATATGGTGGTGAAAATTTTACTATTATTGGTTTCCCCGCCAATAATTTTATGGGGCAAGAGCCCGGCTCCAATGAGAAAATAGCAACCTTCTGTGAAAAAAATTATGGAGTAACCTTTCCCATGATGTCAAAAATATCGGTGAAAGGTGATGACATGGCTCCTGTTTACCATTGGTTAACAGAAAAGGCTAAAAATGGCGTAATGGATTCTAAAGTAGGCTGGAATTTTCAGAAATACATGATTGACGAAAATGGCCATTTAGTAGACTACGCAGCTTCAAAAGTAAAACCAAATGATGAAAAAATTGTCAATTGGATTAAAGGGGATTCGTAA
- a CDS encoding ferritin — MLKEEVLKALNNQINAEMHSAYLYLSMSAYFEDKGLSGFANWMKVQYQEELAHSLKFFDFVNERNGRVILEPIDGVPTDFDGIIDVFEKTLAHEQKVTGMIDQLMDVAVKASDHATQSFLKWFVDEQVEEEATVNELLDNLKLIDGQGNGVFMLNRELQGRKFMDTTQAG, encoded by the coding sequence ATGCTTAAAGAAGAAGTTTTAAAAGCGCTCAATAATCAGATCAATGCGGAAATGCATTCTGCATATTTGTACCTATCAATGTCAGCCTATTTTGAAGATAAAGGCTTGTCTGGTTTTGCAAACTGGATGAAAGTTCAATATCAAGAAGAATTGGCACACTCGTTGAAATTTTTCGATTTTGTGAACGAACGCAATGGTCGGGTTATTCTTGAGCCAATTGACGGAGTTCCTACCGATTTTGACGGAATAATTGATGTTTTTGAAAAAACATTAGCTCATGAGCAGAAAGTGACGGGAATGATTGACCAATTAATGGACGTTGCCGTAAAAGCAAGCGATCATGCAACTCAAAGCTTTTTGAAGTGGTTTGTTGATGAGCAGGTAGAAGAAGAAGCAACGGTCAATGAACTATTGGATAATTTAAAATTGATCGACGGACAAGGCAACGGTGTCTTCATGCTCAATCGTGAATTACAAGGACGCAAATTTATGGATACCACGCAGGCAGGATAA
- the kduI gene encoding 5-dehydro-4-deoxy-D-glucuronate isomerase, with protein sequence MAINFEERYAYHPEDFKSYDTEKLRKEFLVEKVMENDAINLVYSHIERYIIGGAVPVSKELTLGTVDALKANYFCERREVGIINVGGTGSVVVDGTEYVMDFKEALYIGKGAKEVVFKSADGKKPARFYFNSAPAHKEFPTKHVTLKDANVLQLGSLKTSNEREINQLLINKVVDTCQLQMGMTELKPGSVWNTMPAHTHSRRNEVYFYFNVPEDQAVCHFMGQPQETRHLWMKNEQAVISPSWSIHSAAGTSNYIFIWGMAGENLDYTDMDVIQPTQLK encoded by the coding sequence ATGGCAATAAATTTTGAAGAAAGGTATGCATATCATCCAGAGGATTTTAAATCGTATGATACCGAAAAGTTAAGAAAAGAATTTCTGGTAGAGAAAGTAATGGAAAACGATGCTATTAATTTGGTATACTCACATATCGAGCGTTACATAATTGGAGGAGCTGTTCCGGTAAGCAAAGAACTGACGCTGGGAACTGTAGATGCTCTAAAAGCAAATTACTTTTGCGAACGTCGAGAAGTAGGAATTATCAATGTTGGTGGAACCGGAAGCGTTGTTGTTGATGGTACTGAATATGTAATGGATTTCAAGGAGGCTTTATACATTGGAAAAGGTGCAAAAGAAGTTGTTTTTAAATCGGCTGATGGTAAAAAACCTGCTCGTTTTTACTTTAACTCGGCTCCTGCTCACAAGGAATTTCCAACAAAACATGTAACCTTGAAAGATGCCAATGTACTACAACTTGGATCGTTGAAAACTTCAAATGAGCGTGAGATCAACCAGTTGTTGATTAATAAAGTTGTTGACACTTGTCAATTGCAAATGGGAATGACTGAGTTGAAGCCGGGAAGTGTTTGGAATACAATGCCGGCACATACGCACAGTCGAAGAAATGAAGTGTATTTCTATTTTAATGTTCCTGAAGATCAGGCTGTTTGTCACTTTATGGGACAACCGCAAGAAACTCGTCACTTGTGGATGAAGAACGAGCAAGCGGTAATTTCTCCAAGTTGGTCAATCCACTCGGCTGCAGGAACAAGCAATTACATTTTTATTTGGGGAATGGCAGGCGAAAACCTCGATTATACGGATATGGATGTTATTCAACCAACCCAATTGAAATAA
- a CDS encoding RelA/SpoT family protein, translating to MNRQIESAWQKLKAICELSPSVDDISEIERAFQYAYNSLGDNVWPTGEVIVAHSIGVAQVVAEEVGLGVSSIVAGLLHNVTYEEISNRPTVHDIETEFGSVVGSILGGMAKINALGTDTVDLHSENYRKLLLTMAGDVRVILVKISDRMQVMRSLDIYPEAVRQKISLETAHLYAPLAHRLGLYYINSEMLDLCLKYSNPDSYNYVSKRLEESSEERKNFVAEFVKPIEEKLKARGFQFEMKARTKAINSIWKKMQNSKVSFDEVYDLFAIRVILDSKPDLEKSDCWQVYSIVTDEYQSNPERMRDWITLPKSNGYESLHATVLGPHKKWVEIQIRTKRMDEIAEKGLAAHWKYKGGTASAEMENWLANVRDILENPELNVVDFIDDFNTNIYSDEIFVFTPKGDLKRLPAGATLLDFAYEIHSEVGDHCVGGMLNGKKVTLRYKVKNGDQISIDTSVKQKPKLDWLDFVKTTRAKTRIKSSVNEERKIEAENGKEILLRKLKNWKIDYNDELIRMLLKHYNLKLAQDLYFNISVGKIDPLAIKELVVEKEAEPTVRQKIEDVLPTDDLKELSFSGGDDYLVIDNNLKNVNHKLAPCCNPIFGDQIFGFVTIKEGIKIHRRSCPNAKQLIERYPYRVIPARWRDSEKRSSFQATIRVSGTDDGGIVTQISHVISKDVSVQMRSINIDAENGEFEGTLRVFVNNLEHLDFLLKKLQNIKGVINVSRADT from the coding sequence ATGAACAGACAAATTGAAAGTGCCTGGCAGAAGCTTAAAGCTATTTGCGAATTATCACCTTCGGTTGATGATATTTCTGAAATTGAACGAGCATTTCAATATGCTTATAACTCGCTTGGTGACAACGTTTGGCCAACAGGTGAAGTTATTGTGGCACATTCCATTGGAGTAGCGCAGGTTGTTGCGGAAGAGGTTGGCCTGGGCGTGAGCTCCATTGTGGCCGGGCTGCTGCACAATGTAACTTACGAGGAAATTAGCAACCGCCCAACCGTGCATGATATTGAAACCGAATTCGGATCGGTAGTTGGCAGTATCTTGGGTGGAATGGCAAAAATTAATGCTCTGGGAACAGATACAGTAGATTTGCACTCTGAAAACTACCGCAAGCTTTTACTGACTATGGCCGGTGATGTTCGTGTTATTCTGGTTAAGATTTCAGACCGCATGCAAGTGATGCGTAGTTTGGATATTTATCCGGAAGCGGTTCGCCAAAAAATATCGTTGGAGACAGCTCATCTTTACGCTCCTTTGGCTCACCGTTTGGGCTTGTATTACATCAATTCGGAGATGCTGGATTTGTGCCTGAAATACAGCAACCCAGATAGCTACAATTACGTGTCTAAACGTTTGGAAGAAAGTAGTGAAGAGCGGAAAAACTTTGTGGCCGAATTTGTAAAGCCCATTGAGGAAAAGTTGAAAGCACGTGGGTTTCAGTTTGAAATGAAAGCTCGAACAAAAGCAATCAATTCCATTTGGAAAAAGATGCAAAACAGCAAGGTTAGCTTTGACGAGGTGTATGATTTGTTTGCGATTCGGGTAATTCTGGATTCGAAGCCAGACTTGGAAAAATCGGATTGCTGGCAGGTTTATTCCATTGTCACTGATGAGTATCAATCCAACCCGGAACGGATGCGTGATTGGATTACGTTGCCAAAGTCAAATGGTTATGAAAGTTTGCATGCGACGGTTTTAGGTCCTCATAAAAAGTGGGTTGAAATTCAGATCAGGACAAAACGAATGGATGAGATTGCCGAGAAGGGCTTGGCTGCTCACTGGAAATACAAAGGAGGAACTGCCAGTGCCGAAATGGAAAACTGGCTGGCCAACGTGCGCGATATTTTAGAGAATCCAGAGTTGAATGTGGTTGATTTTATTGACGATTTCAATACCAATATTTATTCGGATGAAATTTTTGTATTTACCCCTAAGGGCGATTTGAAACGATTGCCAGCTGGCGCTACACTGCTCGATTTTGCTTATGAAATCCACTCTGAAGTTGGAGACCACTGTGTTGGAGGGATGCTGAATGGCAAGAAGGTTACCTTGAGATATAAAGTGAAGAACGGTGATCAGATTTCTATTGATACTTCGGTAAAACAAAAACCGAAACTGGATTGGTTGGATTTTGTAAAAACTACCCGTGCAAAAACACGTATCAAATCCAGTGTCAACGAGGAACGAAAAATTGAAGCAGAGAATGGGAAGGAAATTTTATTACGCAAATTAAAAAACTGGAAGATAGATTATAATGATGAGTTAATTCGGATGCTTCTGAAACATTACAATCTGAAATTAGCGCAAGATTTGTATTTTAATATTTCGGTAGGAAAGATTGATCCTTTAGCCATTAAGGAATTGGTGGTAGAAAAGGAAGCAGAACCAACAGTAAGACAGAAGATTGAGGACGTTTTACCCACTGATGATTTGAAGGAATTGAGTTTTTCAGGGGGCGATGACTACTTGGTGATTGACAACAATTTGAAAAACGTAAATCATAAGTTAGCGCCTTGTTGCAACCCGATTTTTGGTGATCAGATTTTTGGATTTGTAACCATTAAAGAAGGCATAAAAATTCATCGTCGTTCTTGTCCAAATGCAAAACAATTGATTGAACGATATCCTTATCGGGTGATCCCTGCAAGGTGGCGCGATTCGGAAAAGCGTTCCTCATTTCAGGCTACTATTCGGGTTTCAGGAACCGATGATGGCGGTATTGTTACACAAATCTCGCACGTCATTTCAAAAGATGTAAGCGTTCAGATGCGTTCCATTAATATTGATGCGGAGAACGGTGAATTTGAAGGAACGTTGCGGGTCTTTGTAAACAACCTGGAGCACTTGGATTTTTTGTTGAAGAAACTGCAAAATATTAAAGGTGTAATCAACGTGTCAAGAGCTGACACATAA
- a CDS encoding rhomboid family intramembrane serine protease, whose amino-acid sequence MGLFHYFPPKHETTDPELEKRIFKHSLVFPSLFLLAFWLIFLVESTIDVELAVYGIFPLKLEGLKGILFSPFIHSGYKHLAANSIPFFVLSLALFYFYRKLAYRIFILIYILSGLCVWLGGRDAWHIGASGVVYGLASFLFFSGIFRNDVKLLTIAIIVVFLYGGMFWGIFPLKPDVSWESHLWGSVSGLLLSIYFRKQGPQRPHYDWEDEPDEEDETVENDATIYTTSNTNEYFGQKNEKNE is encoded by the coding sequence ATGGGCTTATTCCACTATTTCCCACCAAAACATGAAACCACCGATCCTGAATTGGAAAAGAGAATATTTAAACACAGTTTGGTGTTTCCAAGTCTTTTCCTTCTCGCCTTTTGGCTGATATTTTTAGTTGAATCGACCATCGATGTCGAACTTGCCGTTTATGGTATCTTTCCGCTCAAATTGGAAGGATTGAAAGGAATTCTTTTTTCGCCATTCATCCACAGTGGATATAAACACCTGGCGGCTAACTCCATTCCATTTTTTGTACTCTCGCTTGCCTTGTTCTATTTTTATCGGAAACTGGCCTACCGTATTTTCATATTGATTTATATTCTTTCTGGGCTCTGCGTTTGGCTTGGCGGTCGCGACGCCTGGCACATTGGAGCTAGCGGGGTAGTTTATGGACTTGCTTCGTTCCTGTTTTTTAGCGGGATTTTCCGCAATGACGTCAAGCTATTAACGATCGCCATTATTGTAGTTTTTCTTTATGGCGGAATGTTCTGGGGAATCTTTCCCTTAAAACCCGATGTTTCCTGGGAAAGCCATTTATGGGGAAGTGTCAGTGGACTGTTGTTAAGTATTTATTTTCGTAAACAAGGGCCACAGCGCCCACACTACGACTGGGAAGATGAACCCGATGAAGAGGATGAAACCGTAGAGAACGACGCAACAATTTACACCACAAGCAACACTAACGAGTATTTCGGTCAGAAAAATGAAAAAAACGAGTA
- a CDS encoding low specificity L-threonine aldolase, protein MSRGFASDNNAGVHPEILEAINTANKGHMKGYGDDPITTDAIQLFKKEFGSATEVFFVFNGTGANVLGLSTVTNSFNSIICADTAHIQVDECGAPEKFTGCKLLPVPSEKGKITPKEIRKHLHGFDFEHHSQPKVISISQVTELGTVYSVEEIKAISELAHEFGMFLHMDGARIANAAAALDLPFKTFTKNAGVDLLSFGGTKNGMLMGEAVLFFNPELTANTKYIRKQSMQLFSKMRFVSAQFLAYFENELWKKNAQHANKMAKLLEQEVLKTGKAKLTQKTEANGVFAILPKEVIPKLQEQYFFYIWDESTSEVRWMTSFDTTEEDINGFVNLINKLL, encoded by the coding sequence ATGAGTAGAGGCTTTGCAAGCGACAATAACGCAGGAGTACACCCTGAAATTCTGGAAGCAATTAATACGGCAAACAAGGGGCACATGAAAGGATATGGAGACGACCCAATTACCACCGATGCCATTCAGTTATTTAAGAAAGAATTTGGGAGCGCCACCGAAGTATTTTTCGTATTTAACGGAACAGGTGCCAATGTGTTGGGCTTATCTACCGTCACAAACTCGTTCAATTCCATCATTTGTGCCGACACCGCTCATATTCAGGTCGACGAATGTGGTGCTCCCGAAAAATTTACCGGATGCAAGTTATTGCCTGTTCCTTCTGAAAAAGGAAAAATCACCCCAAAAGAAATTCGCAAACACCTTCATGGATTTGACTTCGAACATCACTCACAACCTAAAGTTATTTCTATTTCTCAAGTTACAGAGTTGGGTACTGTTTATTCAGTTGAAGAAATAAAAGCAATTAGTGAACTAGCACATGAATTTGGGATGTTTCTGCACATGGATGGCGCTCGAATTGCAAATGCAGCAGCAGCTCTGGATCTTCCGTTTAAAACATTCACCAAAAATGCCGGAGTTGACCTGCTTTCATTTGGAGGCACTAAAAATGGTATGCTGATGGGCGAGGCCGTTTTATTTTTCAATCCTGAACTTACAGCAAACACAAAATATATTAGAAAACAAAGCATGCAGCTTTTTTCGAAAATGCGTTTTGTGAGCGCCCAGTTTTTAGCCTACTTCGAAAATGAGTTGTGGAAGAAAAATGCGCAGCACGCCAATAAAATGGCTAAATTGCTGGAGCAGGAGGTATTGAAAACCGGCAAAGCTAAGCTAACACAAAAAACAGAAGCCAATGGTGTTTTCGCCATTCTTCCAAAGGAAGTGATCCCTAAATTACAGGAGCAATACTTCTTTTATATTTGGGACGAATCCACTTCGGAAGTACGATGGATGACCTCCTTCGATACAACCGAAGAAGACATCAACGGTTTTGTGAATTTAATTAACAAACTACTTTAA
- a CDS encoding DNA polymerase III subunit gamma/tau, whose protein sequence is MENFIVSARKYRPDTFQSVVGQVSITSTLKNAITNKQLAHAYLFCGPRGVGKTTCARIFAKTINCQNLTAETEPCNECESCKAFNGNRSYNIHELDAASNNSVDDIRNLTDQVRIPPQIGTYSIYIIDEVHMLSQAAFNAFLKTLEEPPKHAIFILATTEKHKIIPTILSRCQIFDFNRIKIGDISDHLGYVASSEKVEIEGEALNVIAQKADGAMRDALSIFDQIVSFSGKTISYKDVISNLNVLDYDYYFRLIDLLLKNEVPNSLLLFNEVLDHGFDGHHFINGLSSHIRDLLVCKDAVTVQLLEVGGEIKEKYKAQAVSCDSDFLLEALKISNECDMQYKLSQNKRLLVELSLIRMAQLTLKKK, encoded by the coding sequence ATGGAGAATTTTATTGTTTCCGCAAGAAAATACAGACCCGATACTTTTCAATCAGTTGTTGGACAAGTTTCTATCACTTCAACCTTGAAAAATGCCATAACAAACAAGCAGTTAGCTCATGCTTATTTGTTTTGTGGCCCGCGTGGTGTAGGGAAAACAACCTGCGCGCGTATTTTTGCGAAAACAATTAATTGCCAGAATTTAACAGCAGAAACCGAACCGTGCAATGAGTGCGAATCCTGTAAGGCGTTTAATGGTAATCGCTCTTACAATATTCACGAGCTGGATGCCGCTTCAAACAACTCGGTTGATGATATTCGAAACTTGACTGATCAGGTGCGTATTCCACCACAAATTGGTACTTACAGCATTTATATTATCGATGAGGTTCACATGTTGTCGCAAGCTGCATTTAATGCTTTTCTGAAGACTTTGGAAGAACCTCCAAAACATGCTATTTTTATTTTGGCAACTACCGAAAAGCATAAAATTATTCCGACCATATTATCGCGTTGCCAAATTTTTGATTTTAACCGAATTAAAATTGGTGATATTTCAGATCATTTGGGCTATGTAGCCAGTAGCGAAAAAGTTGAAATTGAAGGCGAAGCGCTCAATGTCATTGCTCAAAAAGCAGATGGTGCCATGCGCGATGCTCTCTCTATTTTTGACCAGATAGTTAGTTTTTCCGGCAAGACCATTTCGTATAAAGATGTCATTTCAAACTTGAATGTACTGGATTACGATTACTACTTTAGATTGATTGATTTACTGCTGAAAAACGAGGTGCCAAACTCATTACTACTTTTTAATGAAGTGTTGGATCATGGATTTGACGGACATCATTTCATCAACGGACTAAGTAGCCACATTCGTGATTTGTTGGTTTGCAAAGACGCGGTTACCGTTCAACTACTGGAAGTAGGAGGGGAGATTAAAGAAAAATACAAAGCTCAGGCAGTTTCTTGTGATTCTGATTTCTTATTGGAAGCGCTAAAAATTAGTAACGAGTGCGACATGCAATATAAACTCAGCCAGAATAAACGCTTGCTAGTGGAGTTGAGTTTAATTAGAATGGCACAACTCACCTTAAAAAAAAAATAG
- a CDS encoding gluconate 5-dehydrogenase — MNELFDLSGKVALVTGGTHGIGMAIGKVLGKAGAKVCVNDLSDEKLDACKEEYKKDGIDVFTVKFNVTSEEEVDYGIGEIEKNVGDIDILINNAGIIKRIPILDMPVADYKQVIDVDLVAPLIVAKRVAPKMIEKRSGKIINMCSMMSVYGRNSVSAYASAKGGLKLLTSNMCCEWAKYNVQINGIGPGYIATSQTAAIREGGHPFNDLVMMRTPAGRWGEPEDVGNAAMFLASKAADFVNGHILYVDGGILANFGYVKGENDI; from the coding sequence ATGAATGAATTATTTGATTTATCAGGAAAAGTAGCTTTGGTTACCGGAGGAACTCATGGTATTGGAATGGCTATTGGTAAAGTTTTGGGTAAAGCCGGAGCTAAAGTTTGTGTAAACGATCTTTCAGACGAAAAACTTGATGCCTGTAAGGAAGAATATAAAAAAGACGGTATTGATGTTTTTACCGTTAAATTTAATGTTACCAGCGAAGAAGAAGTAGATTACGGAATTGGCGAAATCGAAAAAAATGTTGGCGATATTGATATTTTGATAAACAACGCAGGGATTATCAAACGGATTCCAATTTTGGATATGCCGGTTGCAGACTATAAGCAAGTCATTGATGTTGATTTGGTTGCCCCTTTAATTGTAGCCAAACGTGTCGCTCCTAAAATGATTGAGAAACGTAGCGGAAAAATCATCAACATGTGTTCGATGATGAGCGTTTATGGACGTAATTCAGTATCTGCTTACGCTTCAGCAAAAGGTGGTTTAAAGCTACTAACTTCTAACATGTGTTGCGAGTGGGCAAAATACAATGTACAGATTAATGGTATTGGACCGGGTTACATTGCAACTTCTCAAACTGCAGCGATTCGTGAAGGCGGTCATCCGTTCAACGACTTGGTAATGATGCGTACTCCTGCCGGACGTTGGGGTGAGCCAGAAGATGTTGGTAATGCTGCCATGTTTTTGGCTTCGAAAGCTGCCGACTTTGTAAATGGTCACATCCTTTACGTTGATGGCGGAATTTTGGCTAACTTCGGTTACGTAAAAGGCGAAAACGATATCTAA
- a CDS encoding deoxyribodipyrimidine photo-lyase, with translation MKEKINLFWFRRDLRIEDNHGLFQALRAGKPVLPIFIFDTQIIGDLNDDDSRVEFITQEVNRLKQEFERFNSSFWIYQGKPINAFKRLWVEYDIEGVYVNEDYEPATRERDEKIRQFLNSSKVQFYEFKDQQIFHKDDVLKADGKPYTVFTPYSKMWKKKLTDEDLKSFLSENHLDCLLKMEPLKPVTLRDLGFRRGSIAIPKKKIDISILKNYEVDRDFPAKEGTSRLGIHLRFGTISIRELVRKALEYSPVFLNELIWRNFYADILYHFPHVEKRSFKAAYDHISWINSEKEFARWCSGTSGYPLVDAGMRQLNETGYMHNRIRMVTASFLCKHLLIDWRWGEAYFAEKLLDYELASNNGGWQWAAGTGCDAAPYFRIFNPTLQTRKFDPDLVYLRQWVPEFDELTYPHPMVDHKMARQRAIDTYKKALDEVRKR, from the coding sequence ATGAAAGAGAAAATTAACTTGTTCTGGTTTCGGCGCGATTTACGAATCGAGGATAATCACGGATTGTTTCAGGCTCTTCGTGCGGGAAAGCCGGTGTTACCCATTTTTATTTTCGATACGCAAATTATTGGCGATTTGAATGACGATGATAGTCGTGTCGAGTTCATCACTCAGGAGGTTAACCGCTTAAAGCAAGAGTTTGAGCGTTTCAATAGTTCTTTTTGGATCTATCAGGGAAAGCCAATAAATGCCTTTAAGCGGCTCTGGGTTGAATATGATATTGAAGGTGTCTATGTCAACGAAGATTATGAGCCGGCGACCCGCGAAAGAGATGAAAAAATCAGACAGTTTTTGAACTCAAGCAAGGTTCAGTTTTATGAGTTTAAGGATCAACAGATATTCCATAAAGATGATGTGCTGAAAGCAGACGGGAAGCCATACACGGTATTTACTCCGTACAGCAAAATGTGGAAAAAAAAGCTGACTGACGAAGACTTGAAAAGTTTTCTTTCGGAGAACCATTTGGACTGTTTACTGAAAATGGAGCCATTGAAACCCGTTACGCTGCGCGATTTGGGTTTTAGACGGGGTAGCATTGCCATACCGAAAAAGAAAATAGATATAAGCATCTTGAAAAATTATGAAGTCGATCGTGATTTTCCGGCCAAAGAGGGTACTTCTCGGTTGGGTATTCATCTGCGGTTTGGAACCATCAGTATTCGGGAACTGGTTCGAAAGGCCCTGGAATATTCGCCCGTTTTTTTGAATGAATTAATTTGGCGGAATTTTTATGCCGATATTTTGTATCATTTCCCACATGTTGAAAAACGATCGTTTAAAGCAGCTTACGATCATATTTCATGGATCAATTCGGAAAAAGAATTTGCTCGCTGGTGTAGCGGAACTTCCGGATATCCGCTGGTTGATGCGGGCATGCGTCAGTTGAACGAAACCGGCTACATGCACAATCGTATTCGGATGGTGACCGCCAGTTTTTTGTGCAAGCACCTGCTAATCGACTGGCGATGGGGCGAAGCATACTTTGCCGAAAAATTATTGGATTACGAATTGGCCAGCAATAATGGCGGCTGGCAATGGGCTGCCGGAACAGGATGCGATGCAGCTCCTTATTTCCGGATTTTTAATCCGACCTTGCAAACCAGGAAATTTGATCCTGACTTGGTATATCTCCGGCAATGGGTTCCCGAATTCGACGAACTCACTTATCCACATCCCATGGTCGACCATAAAATGGCTCGCCAACGGGCAATTGATACTTACAAAAAGGCATTAGACGAAGTAAGGAAGAGGTGA